A genome region from Purpureocillium takamizusanense chromosome 8, complete sequence includes the following:
- a CDS encoding uncharacterized protein (TransMembrane:1 (i236-255o)~EggNog:ENOG503P2X6), whose protein sequence is MRFISDDSNPDRSALGPRIRVIGAGLPRCATSSLQAALEMPHMGYFPCMHMAHVVPHSSRLELVIAAIKEDDRQKRQKILHKLFDGYEATTDFPGFWFIDDLMDMYPDAPLVLNQRKGGGEAWFKSVMDSLGFFMTPVYYALCFPIKTDRLHYTIHHLARPQWVSKFGAPIGPGFYDKYQEFVLSEAKKRGREVLVWRAEDGWEPLCKFLGKDVPKDTPFPWVNDAASMSTLRKIIVARGILSWVAVIGGAYATWTYGPQLARFAGTVGARLLDSTRLSG, encoded by the coding sequence ATGCGCTTCATCAGCGACGATAGCAACCCTGACCGAAGTGCCTTGGGCCCTCGAATCCGtgtcatcggcgccggcctcccGCGATGTGCGACCTCATCCCtccaggcggcgctggagatgCCTCACATGGGCTATTTCCCTTGCATGCACATGGCGCACGTAGTGCCTCACAGTTCCCGCCTGGAGCTTGTCATTGCGGCCATAAAGGAGGATGATCGTCAAAAGCGCCAGAAGATTCTGCACAAGCTCTTTGACGGGTACGAGGCCACGACAGACTTTCCGGGCTTCTGGTTCATCGACGACCTCATGGACATGTACCCGGATGCGCCACTCGTGTTGAACCagcgcaagggcggcggcgaagcaTGGTTCAAGAGCGTCATGGACAGCCTGGGTTTCTTCATGACACCCGTATACTATGCTTTGTGCTTCCCCATCAAGACTGACCGGCTACACTACACCATCCACCATCTGGCGAGGCCCCAATGGGTCAGTAAATTTGGCGCTCCGATCGGGCCCGGGTTCTACGACAAGTACCAGGAGTTTGTGCTGAGCGAAGCCAAGAAGCGAGGCCGCGAGGTGCTCGTGTGGCGAGCCGAGGATGGCTGGGAGCCGCTGTGCAAGTTTCTGGGCAAGGATGTTCCCAAGGACACTCCGTTCCCATGGGTCAACGACGCCGCGAGCATGAGCACCTTGAGGAAAATCATTGTCGCGCGGGGGATCCTTTCCTGGGTGGCTGTGATCGGGGGCGCGTATGCGACTTGGACGTATGGCCCGCAGCTGGCGAGGTTTGCGGGGACTGTGGGTGCTAGGCTTCTAGACAGTACCAGACTGTCGGGATGA
- a CDS encoding uncharacterized protein (TransMembrane:1 (n4-16c21/22o37-61i)~COG:U~EggNog:ENOG503P1AY) — MFDIFAMLLSSVASFLFPIFASYKALKTSDPAQLTPWLMYWVVFSCCLLVESWFNFILFWIPFYGYIRLLFFLYLILPQTQGARVIYEERIHPFLEDNENSIDEFIASSHSRLKAAGSTYFRQAIEYLKTNILGLPPTEQPPAQETPGPQGYTQSLLARFSVPTTRWGSVNTGNEFYNFLANAVTAAAGAGSGSAAPGASRSGSLIPPNLRDEAEKMNYLAAQRERIKIALSALDREEQELQRGGRGAFPGAFASNAAAEDDEPTQRPASGLSKSRSETDFEKVEAESGTEDEGNLRRRQPTSGTWMPWGWGASPDTGMSSARED, encoded by the exons atgttCGACATCTTTGCCATGCTGCTATC CTCCGTCGCATCCTTCCTCTTCCCCATATTCGCATCATACAAGGCCCTCAAGACGTCCGATCCGGCGCAGCTTACCCCGTGGCTCATGTACTGGGTCGTCTTCAGCTGCTGCCTCCTAGTCGAGTCGTGGTTCAACTTTATCCTCTTCTG GATCCCCTTCTACGGCTACATCCGactcctcttcttcctctacCTGATCTTGCCTCAAACGCAAGGGGCGCGGGTCATCTACGAAGAAAGGATCCACCCGTTCCTCGAGGACAATGAAAACAGTATCGATGAGTTCATCGCCAGCTCCCACAGTCGCCTCAAGGCCGCGGGAAGTACGTATTTCCGCCAGGCCATCGAGTATCTAAAGACCAACATTCTCGGCCTTCCCCCGACCGAGCAGCCACCCGCCCAGGAGACGCCCGGCCCGCAGGGGTACACGCAATCCCTTCTCGCTAGGTTTAGCGTGCCGACAACACGATGGGGAAGCGTGAACACTGGCAACGAGTTCTACAACTtcctcgccaacgccgtcacggccgcggcgggcgctggaAGCGGTTCAGCGGCTCCCGGTGCGTCCCGCTCGGGGTCGCTGATCCCGCCGAATCTgcgggacgaggccgagaagatgAATTatctcgccgcccagcgtgAGCGCATTAAGATTGCGCTTTCGGCGCTCGATCGTGAGGAGCAGGAGCTTCAACGTGGTGGTCGCGGCGCGTTCCCTGGCGCGTTCGCGAGCAacgcagccgccgaggatgacgagccGACGCAGCGTCCGGCCAGCGGCCTGAGCAAGAGCCGCAGTGAGACAGATTTCGAGAAAGTAGAGGCCGAAAGTGGAACCGAAGACGAAGGGAatcttcgtcgccgacaaccAACGAGCGGGACGTGGATGCcctggggctggggcgccAGCCCAGACACGGGTATGAGCTCTGCGCGGGAAGACTAG